From the Pleurodeles waltl isolate 20211129_DDA chromosome 6, aPleWal1.hap1.20221129, whole genome shotgun sequence genome, the window AGCACGATGAAGCCCGGTGCTTCTTTGTCTAGCCTTCAGGCATTCCTGGATCACATCCCTTCTCCCTCATTTGAGTCTTTCGCTAATGGGATCTCATCTTTATGGTGGGAAGGTGtagagtttctgccaggctttgcagTGCACGAATCCCTCAGGTAGTGCTTTTGAGTGCTTCTCCTTTCTCTTCAAAAAGCAGCTGTAAACTTCCAAGCAATTGTAAAACTCCTCACACTCATGCAGTCCAGGTGAACACAGCTAATCTATGGAGTTCATCAGTACGGCGTGAACAGGGATACAAAGAAGGGATTGCTTTTAAGCATATGTTGAGCACAAAGTAGTTGTTTAGGGCGAGGCATAAAAATACATTGATGGTGACTGTCATGTAATTGAATCAGAGAAGGTGGATTTGTAGCCTGAGGGTTGCTTCTTCCGGCGCTTGGAGGCACTGTCCTTCCTGGTACAGGATCTTTGTACGAACTGCATTTTAAGGCGCACGTTTTCATTTTCAGAAGCagaaatgcaaaacaattaaaaaaaaaaaaaaaaaaaattagaaaaatagagtaaaatgtagtaaacaaaatgacaccaaaattacatcctataaaaggaaccagagatatacatttctaAAGTATGTAGGATTAACTCAAGGGAAGGGCCCTGCCCAGGTGTCATCAAACATTTGCCTGTGACCAAGGAGGCCTCTATGTAGTGCCCCCCAAGCGTTATATGTAAAACTCTAGGAGACCTGTCAAGCAGGGTTTGACGTTCAAGTAGAATTTAAGACTGTAAATTCTGCCAGACCTATCCTGCACATTCTGTCTGGTTTAGAGAGGTCATTTCTGCTGATTCAGGTCAGTCTGTTGTTTACCCCTGGGAGACatttcacaccactccacactttttcaaatgctaattactgactGGCAGAAGTGAgagagcaaattgaaatgggctTCAAGGGGCTTTGGGCAGGGAGAAGATACATTTCTGAACGTGacctttccttaatatttatcaaaaatccagcttcaccattgaGTTGGATTTTTCATAACTAATAAAATTAGTTTAATCATTTTTCAAGCTGTTTCCTAATCAAAATTAGCATTGTTAATTGTAATAATGTCACTCAAAGTTTTTCTATGAAAAAGCCAGCCTTGCTACcttgaaaatagcttttgaggccTTTTCACTTTAATGTCACGTTTAACATAAAATTCCcccatgtcttacttttaaatactaCATACCCCCCATTGTGGGCAAAATTGCCAACATAGGAATGACATAcatatttaaaaggaatgttttgacctgtcaaaagaggttgttttgacaggttgaatttgtagTTTAAAACTGTAACCACCAGGCTacactgcagtcatgtttgcagtgTCACTGACATTGGTGGCACAACGGGTGCTGCAGTACATTTGTGGTACTAAACTTACTAGCAATTGGTTCACTTTGTAGCATATACTAGGCAATTTAAGGtaggttaaatgtgccaatttcaccatgttgcaaaggggagcacagtgcagGCCTTTTATCACTGGTAAGCGTGTGTAAAGTGCTCGGAGTTCTACAGTCTGCAGAAATTAAAGGCCCAGCAAAAGGCTTAAAATCTGGGGTGACTGTGCAGGAAGGGCACATTTCCCACACAGAGGCTTCCCTCCCTGATTATTGCAAACTCTGCTGCATTCCACAACTAGTTGACTTTAGGTACTCCAGAGACCCTTTGATTCAGGGTACCAATTGTCACTTTCTTCTTCACACAAAGTTCTTCGTGGTTTTATAATCTACTCTTTTCTTTTCGCAGAGGTCATGGGACTTACATGGAAGATGAAAAGCTCCTCGCTTCAGTCGCTGGTGTAGTGGAGAGAGTCAATAAGCTTATTTGTGTCCGAGCATTAAAGACGAGGTGAGGTTTAGTTGTATTAAACAAAGGGCCCATAGAATACATTAGTGGAAAAATACTTACCCATTATTGTATCATCCCCAGTTCAAAGCCACCCACTTCACTTGAAATCATTGATGATAAAAGACTGAAATAAAGAAAACATCGGCATAGACACAGTCATCAAGGCACACATCATTCCTTTAGGAGCATCAGTTCAGGCTTAAGGCATCTTCTTTCATCTTGAAGTTGCAAACAATCATGGACAAGAAAGCTGCTTGAATTTTGTAAACCATATCTTCCTTTGGTCTTTTCTCTTAGATACAATGGTGAGGTTGGCGATATTGTGGTGGGGAGAATCACAGAGGTAAGAAACTTCCTGGGTCTGCCTTCTTTTTCAGTGAACTCAAGTTAGAACTGATCACATCCTCTGACTGTCtctgcacaggtgcagcagaagaggTGGAAAGTAGAGACCAACTCCAGGCTAGATTCTGTGTTGCTGCTGTCAGCTGTGAACCTTCCAGGAGGTGAGCTGGTGAGTATGAGCCAGGCCATCGCCTCATAATTGGGGGGTTTTCAGCCTATGAGGATGTTGGGCCTATATAGGCTGGGGTGCTTTTCCTGGTGCTGGTTGTGCTTGTTTCCCACTTGGATAGGTCGAACTTTGTTTAAACAGCTTTGGGAAACTTATGTTATGAGGTGCAGACGGAGATCCTTTCTCAGGAAGGCTGAGTGAGTGGGTCTCTTGAAGGTGTAAGAGGCCACACTTGGAGATAACGTTTGGAGTTGAATGTAGTATCATTTGGCGGCACAAGTCATGCTTAATCAATCCTGCCTGTTCGTACCTTAAAGTTAATGCAATGAGCAGACAGAAAGATAGGCTGTTAATTGAATACCAAACTCGCCAACAACTGAATGGCGAAAACGCCAGGTTGATGCGAATGTCCCTTTTTGGCAGAAGTGAGGTATTTTGCCGTGCAActgttcccttttttattttttctgttgatAGAATGAGTCTTCCTTTCTTAGCAAGTTCCTACGTGATTAAATTAGCAAGTAACCTGTTCAGTGCAGCAGGGACTATTCTTTGGTTGCTGTGTAAAGTCAACCATCCCTCTCTAAGAATTATTTTCCTTCTCTTCAGAGGCGGCGATCAGCAGAGGACGAGCTGGCAATGAGGGATTACCTCCAGGAAGGGGACTTGATCAGTGTATCCTTTTGTCCGCTGAAAGCGGGGTGGCGCAGGTAAGGCGCCTGCCTGGTTTAGCAAAGGCACAGTGTTGGAGCAGCTGAGATGCTTTTTATCATTGAAACCGAGGGCCTGTGTGGGCAGCGGTTCTAGATTGAAGCTGGTCTGCTGCAGGTCTCTAGTGGGCTGGAGAATTTCTGCACATTTGGGGTTGAAAGTCACATGCTGATGGTGTGTGGAGAGCTGTGTAAAAGAAAAGGCAGGATTCTTAGAGCTGTGTATTAGCGAATGGTGCTGTGTGTGGGGTATACTGGCGGCAGGTTGCTAAGTGCTGTATGTATTGCATGTTTGAGCAATTGCTGTAGTGTTGTGATTGGAAAACATATTCTGCAGTGTTGTTCAGGCTGTTTTAAGGAGCTGTACAAAGAAGTAACATATCATTACCCAGTTTCTTTAACTATCCACACCAGGCAGAGGTCCAGGCCGTGTTTTCTGATGGAGCGCTTTCCATGCACACACGCAGTCTCAAATATGGCAAGGTAAGAGGGTTGGTCCACTACCAGCTGTCCAAGACGATAATTTGCAGCCGAATGCACCAAGCCTTCTATTAAGCTGTGGTTTGGGGTGTTCGGGGCGTGGAGGACATTCTGTGGTGACCTGCAAATCTTGTTTTCCGTTTCCTACAGCACAAGACGATGAGAGTGCCCGTCTGAAAGCATAGACACAGTTTTGGTTAATTGCATGGCCTTTTTTGAACAGTCCGCTTTTCTTGAGTGTCCCGTATACTTCCTGTTTTGTATACTTGCTTGGCATGGATGTATTCAGCAGGTGTGAACTCAAAGATGCTGGAGAGAGTTAGCATTGGTACCAGTTGTTAGATGCAGCATGGGAGAAAGATGACTAGTGGGGAGTAACTTGAAGCCCTAACAGAAGAGGTGTGTTTTAGGATGCTAAGGGATTAAACAGTTATGTGGCACTGCTggagttttaaaaacaaaaagttcCAAGGTAGGGCTCATGCATGAGATAGATTATGGGTGCCAgtggtgtgtgtacaacaaaagtgGTGAAAGAAATCTGTAAAAGCTGCACATCTCTGCTAGAACCCCAAATTTCTTCTACAGATGCAGAAGAGTGGGCCTGCATTCTGTTCTGAGAACGCAAAGcacgtgaatgaatgaatgatgggGTTTATAGagcacagcagctgctgcgcccgGAGTGTCCTGGTGCTAGTTGCCTAAAATGACCAGAATCTAACAAAACCCCTTATGGACCCAAGGATTCCAGAAGGACCAGTAGGAGGCCAGGAACAGTATCAATATCATATCTCTTTAAAGAGATGGGTCTTCAGGCAGGCCAGACGGGAGTTCCACAGCTTGGGAGCCAGGAAAGAGGAGGATTGGCCTTCTGCTATTCATTTCTGTATCTTAGGGACATACAAGTTTTGGTGCGTTGACCACAGGTTTCTGAGTGGTTGCTGCTTTTTGAACTTGTTTTGAGTATACAACAGACCTTTCTGTTGCGGCGCTGTAGATGTAAATAGAAAGGATTTAAATCTTATTCTTTGACTAATAGGTAGCCAATATAGTGTTTTAGACCCTTCCGGATTGAGTGCCATCAAGGAATGTTCAGCACCAACCGTGCCGCAGCATTCTGTGCATGCTGCGCTCTGCTTATCAGCTCGTGGGGGACTTGAGGAGCAGGAGGTTTGCATAATCCAGCCTTGATGTGACCAGGCCATGAACGATGTCTTTTCCTGTGTTTTCAGGCACAAACTTGAGCGTCTTTTTCAAAGCTTTCAACGATATAAAACAGACTTTTTATTGGAACCTGCCAAATTCTGAATGTTACTGGAATCTTGTGGGGGGACTGCGGGGAGTGTgcccctgttagaaatagggtttctggttggctcaggtatgcacctcagccaggcagaacccaccactttagtcagggtgAGGGtgctacacactcaagataacctctgcttaccctcttggtagcttggcacgagcagtcaggcttatcccagaagtaatgcacaaagcgtttgcacaacactcacaaacaacactagtgacacaataaatacaccaacaATAAGCTATATAAAAACAaattgtattgcataaaacatcattagacaaaACACAACATTATCCGTTACTATTACTCTGAGaaagtaagcagtagtcaggtaaacacatagTTTGCTACTATTCTGTaatacaagcagtagtcaggtcctCATTATCACTGAAAATGCACATATCATACTAAACACCCTATCAGCAATGCCATGCACATCACCATGAATGCACATATCATGAAAACTTTATCATAGGGCACAGATCTAATAAAACATTACCGAAGAAACGTTACGGTGCACATGTCATCTGGCCCCTGAAGCAGCATTCTGTGACCTGTCTCTAGAGAGCACAACATACATCCATGTTAGAACCTAATAATGCAGCACGTAATGGCTTCAGGAATTGCCCCCACAAGTAAGGTCAACACGTCGATCTTGCGCGACCGCGCCTCTATTAGAGGTCTTGTGGTAGTTGTCCCTAGCTTTTGTCAGTGGGCCATTTGCCCAACTACAGCCAGGTTTatggtaataataaaaaaaacaagcatatgCAGTGGgactcgtgtttgctcgagttagagctatcagcgatgtaaattcctaactggacttttcttgccacataaattgaaaatgaaaagtaaaacagttgacataagcaagccgattcaaagcaccactgccaccatgagcgcgaaggagaaacacaataggaaaaagaagttcactcgcagtcaaacgtatcggcaaaagtgcaattatccatgcaacagggtcattggccaaggcagtaacaaaactgccccaatgagggacaaatgtaaagcatttaccaatgatgataaaggatttttgaaaggcaagcccatgaacaagtgatagtgatgggtgtgcggtgggcgtggttaaaagcccacagatagattacaatcggccagagcgcttgcgctcgacctaaaaaaggacttGGTGGGCGCGGGACCTCCTGAGGTTTCCTCCCTGTCCTATAAGCCTCTGGCAGGTGCCCCCGAAGGTATGTCACCAGGTGGGGGGGCGCGCAGACCCTCCAGTTCACGATCACTCCTGCAGGGACCACATGCTTCCGGGCGGACAAAGCCTAAGCAGCCGCCGGGGCCACTGACGGTTCCTCAGTACGTCTTCTCCTAGGGTCACGCGCCCGACTCACGGAGGCTCCGGGGGCACGTTGGTGGGGCCCCCTCCTCTCGCTCACATACGCCGGGGAACCGGCTCACACTCTCCCTGCAGCCTGAGTCGCAGCGGTGAAGGGCAACTAaaatggatgcctgcttgtgccccagtgGCACTGGAAGGCGCACACTGGTAGGCAGTGTGATTTCCATCCTCCCCCAAGCTACTCCTCGTGGGGGGAGGGGCTCAAACGAAGCACTATGAAAGAGCACCTGAAACGGCCAAACCCTTTCCGAGAAGCGCGCGGATCGCGCTGTGGAGGACGAGGACAATAAGGAGCAGTGCTCACCAAAACTCCAGCAGGAGAAAATTCCAGCACTCACCAGGTGCTATAACTGCAGGGCCTGGGGCAGCATTTGCATCGGAGGGAATCCTCTGCGGACCCCTGGGAGATCACTGGGGCCCCAAGAGAGGGTGAGGGCAGACCAGCACAAGAGggtcctgacagtccagtggcactCCTCCTGATGACCTAGCAGGCCACAAGTCATCACAGCAAGCATGTTACTCCTATTGGTGGTCACAGCCCCTTACAGCAGCATCTGGGTACAAGTTCACGCAGTGTCTAAAAATGTAGGGGGCAGCCAGGCCTGTGTACTAATACTCCTTTTGCGCAGCTTCCACAAAAGGGGTGAgtgggttccaaccagcactaaccggttccaggaatgtcccctttctcctccagcactggctccaggcaTCAGTAGGGGCTAAACAAGctctgtgtgaggccagggcagagCTTTTtcagatgcaggtgtgccctgtctctacctctcccagccaaggaagacgattcagtatgcagatgcactcttgtgacacctccaccccccGCCATGTACAGACTTTCTGAAAAGTATGCGCAAAGCCCAGCTGTTACTCtacgccagacgtggattgtagtcaagctgcaaaacaccagtcacaagcacagagaaatgctcacgttctaaaaggggcatttctataatggcaatAACAAATCCACCTACATGCTAGCATTTctaactaccattccaaccatatgaAACATGCCCAcgccacccctcataaatcagacaataccacttagacatatgtttgcccatttccaatgcaatcttatgagaggagcagcgctcacagtagtgagaaactaaataggctgtttgtcactacccggacatgtagtacataaagacctatgtcctaccttttacctacacagcatcctgcccttagggctagctaCGGCCTATCTtataggtgatttatatgtagtaaTAGGGGGGTGTTAGGCCTGGgaaataaatttagatgccagggccctgtggcagcaaactgttcATGCatgtcctgcgctagcaggcctgagacaggtttgaaaggctcctTCTGTGGGTGGcgtaagcagcgctgcaggcccactagtagcatttaatttacaggccctgggtataatgatatcactgtacaagggaattacaggtaaattaaatgtcccaatcggatataagccaatcataccaggtttagaagggaaagcacatgcactttagcactgatcagcagtgataacatgctaagagtcctaaagccaacaaaaaaagtctgaaaaaataggagtaggaaggcaaaaactttggggatgacccagtaaaaagggctaggtccaacagccCCTCTGAGGCCTGtgcgtatttttttttctttctgggaaTTCTCTGCATAGTTCCAGTTGTTCCTCTGTTATGCTTTCAGTCTTTGTTAGACATATGTAAACCCATTGTCGATGGAACACTTACAGCTGTGCATGGAGGAAACTGCCATTGTCACGAGGTCCACTGTTCCACCAGGATCTGGGACTAAGGGGTTGAGAATGCAAAACATTTACCCCGGGGTGGCATATTAACTGGTATAGTGAGATTGTTGAGGTAGCCTTGCCTGAATTGAATTGCCCCTTAGTTGAACATAGGGTTGCCTGAAGTCAGCTGAGAGAGGTGTTTGGTGGAGTTGGGGCTTGCCAACAGCGAGTCCAGAGAGAAGGAAGCTGAACCGCGCCGCACTCTGCCATAGTAAACTCGATCCTGTTGGTCCTTGAACACGTCACCCAGAGTTCTGCTCTTCCGCAGTGGACTCCGTGCATTCGTTCCTTGGTCTCTCCCAGGGAACACTCCTATCCAGTGTCACACTCTCCTACAGTAGATGATTCCTTAGACTTGCTAAGCTTGTTCTTCAACTATAAAACTTTGTGTCCTCAGGTTGAAACATTAGGGTGAGAGAAACCTCCAGGGTCTGAGGAGAGTGAGAGGGTGAGATTGTCTATTAATTGGAGAGAAAATAAGTGTTTCTGATGTATTGTTTCCTAGTGACCTGGTTGGCTTGGTGCATTTAAGTATTTTTAATTGTAGTAAAAACCACTTGTATCTTAATACAGTAGACTTCATGAATGTTCTGGGATATGAGAACTTGCATCCGGTGTTCATTTGTGCCAGAGGATGCATATTATGCAGCATCACTTAGTCTCTCATCCCTCTTTGTCTCCTTATTTCTTATCTTATTCTCTTTCcgtctttttttccttctttccttctctcctttgaCATCTTTATTTTTTCCTTGTCCTAATTTTTTTTCCTCCTGTCCCTCTCCTCTGCTTCTTGCCTTTTCTGCACTCCCCCTGGGTTCTGAGAGTCCTGTTTCGCTCCCAAGGCCCGCTAAGTACTGTCACCCTCATGTTTCAGCTGGGCCAGGGGTTGCTGGTGCAGGTTTCTCCCTCCCTGGTGAAACGACGCAAGACTCACTTTCATAACCTGCCATGCGGGGCATCCGTGATCCTCGGCAACAACGGCTTCGTTTGGATCTACCCCACTCCCGAGCAGACGGAGGAGGAGGCCGGAGGGTTTGTCACGAACCTGGAGGTGAGATGGAGCTATGTTTAGAACCTGGCTGTTTTAATATAGTGGCTGCACTCTCTACATGGGTCTAGTGCCGGGAAACACTCTGGGGTAGCTGTATGCTTTATTAAACACATAATAAATGGTTTTAGTGATGATTGATCTGTTGTTGAATTCATCGCTTTGTTATCCTGGCTGGTGGGTGTGTTCCTGTCCTCTGGGAACCTTTGCCTACTGCTCATTTTTCAATTCAGGGGCTGCTGGACCTTAGATACAGCCTTTCCCTATTGCCTTCTGATTTTCCTTCCTTGGTCCAATCCGCTCATAACATCATTCCTGTTCTGTCTTCTTAACTCTATTCAGGCACTTTTTTTCGTTTTTCCATTTTCTTGCTTGCAGTCACTTGCTACATCAATTGGAGTTGCCCTGACCATCCCGGAAGCTAAACAGTGTTTGAGCTGAGTGCGCTGCTTGCTTGTTGTCTGCTACTCTTTCcagaacttggggcctgatttagacattgtcGGACAAGTTACTctctcacaacggtgatggatatcccgtccgccaaaatgtaAATTCCACAGGATATAATCAAATTTATATTGCAGCGGATGGgaaatccatcacagttgtgacagagtaaatcatccgccaagatctaaatcaggcccttggtgtttgcTCTTGAAAACACAAATCCTATGCAGGCTTTTGTTCAGCATCCCCTCCTTGCTCGTTCCTTACCTTTGCTGTCTCATTCTTTTACAGCCGATTCCCCTCTCTGATAGGGAAGTGATCTCACGCCTAAGAAACTGCATTTTGGCTCTGTCATCTCAGAAGATGATGCTGTATGACACAAGCATCCTGTACTGCTATGAGGCTTCCTTGCCTCACCAGGTAAGGTCTGGTACACAGATCACCGTTCATTCCACAGTGCTGTGGCTTAAGCCTGGTGGGGGGCTTAAATTCTGTACCTCCCACAGTAACTCCTCAACTTTGTGCTTAAGCTTAAATAATGCATTTCTTCAGTGCATGTTTACAAAGGTTGCCTGTTGTTTCTAACAGTGCCAAGAGCCTGTGCTTGAAAGTGTGCATATGATGCCAACATTCCTAACAGTGTTTGTGAAGTGTAGCCGTGCCTCAGTGCTGGATTGTAACCTGTCTGTGATTTAACACCCACAATGGCCCCTCACTGTAACCAGTGTTTGGGTTGGAAGAATGACTAAATTCTGTAACCGTGCTGCAGTATTCTTTCTTCACATTTCGTCTTTGTTGTAAAAATAGCATTTTTGATTTGCAGCAAAATTACTCTTTATAGAAAAAATATCACAGTGCAAAAATGTTTGAATTGTAACTGGGATACCTAGCGGATGTCCATGCGGCTTACAAATGGCAGTTACCAAAACTTAGTATGGTGACAGTGCTTATCTGTCTATTGTAATAATGCTTCACTGTGCACCAAGTTTGTCCATAGCACCAGACTTATGAAACAGAACTTCAACATGCAACACCAGTCCTTGGTGTATTATTTACTTCAGATTCAATCCTCTGTACTCCCCGCTCATTTGTCCCCATTTCTGTAGATCAAGGATCTGTTGAAGCCTGAGGTTAtggaagagattgtgatggaaacGAGGCAGCGACTCATAGACCAGGAAGGATAGATTTGGAACTCCGAAGGAAGGACCTGAAAATTGAGTCTGGCAGCGACAGTGGTCAGTCTAGCAGATAGGGATCCGCAACTCACTTGTGGTTCTGCTCACACTTGAGGAGTCCATCCTGGTTCTCAATTGGGTGGTGATGTAACTATAAGAACCTCCTGCCCTTGGGCACGTTTATTTAGACCTGTCTGTGAAACAAAGGCCTGCTAGATAAGGAACAGTGACATTCCAATAGTTTCTTGTGGGACACCGTACACAGTGTAAAGCAGTAAAGAACACCACTGCTATCAAATGATGGGCTCGCTACTCTTGCAAAGACTGTACGGCTATAAAGACACACGTATCCAAGAGTTTTTGAGCAGAGTCTGCATCTGGGCGAGTTACGAAGTTTTATCTTTGTTATGTTGGCATAAACCTGTTAAAGTACTTACAGCTCTTTGTGAGCCACTGTAGAAATGTTTTTGAAGTGTTTACATTTTGCTTCTCTGCACTCCCAGCAGAAACTGCTAAATAAATGTATAGTTTATTGCTGTAACATTTCCACTGGTAATATAAATGCGCTTGATATAATTTCAGTTGCTGAGTTTTTCAAATAGCTCTACAGCTCTCTCATTGACAGATCTTGCAGTTGtgataaataaaatattttccttaaaaaaaaaaaaaagtgcatttccttttTTAAATCTACAGAACACATAACTAGAGAGATGTAAAAGAATGATGACCATTGCATGTCAAATATTGTGGCTGTTTCACTGCTTCCCAAATGACATGCAAGTCTGGAGTTTGCAAGTAAAATAGGAATTCTCAATGATTACGGCTCTGACAAATCGTAGCAAAAATTGGCCTGTCTTGTGTCTAGATGTTCAAGTGATGATATGGGTGCACCTGTTCTGTATGAAAgcttgttgtcactgtaatttagCACCTGATTCCAACTTGCCAAGAAATTTCAGTATTGGATCATGTCTGAAACTTGatgtcaaggagcaactcagatatacagtgcatgtgtttttcttagTTGATGTAGTTCCTTTTAAGTGTCTCTAATACTAGTGTCCCCTTGGACCATGGTAATGATGAGTGGGTTGTAGCTACCACGAATATCTCAAACGTTAACATGTTTTGTGACATTCACTTTGTAGTGGACTTCGACGGTATcaaaagtaagaaagaaaaaatgtatatctctgcagagctcgaaaaatctactcaaccagTCGCTATGGGCGCGTcatattttatgaggttgagctatttttagaacctactcaccccttctggcgagtggacaaacaggtgttcttttcagtgagaaagtgaaaaagcaataaagatgcctttaaatcttattctggttatatttgctgtgtgttcagaga encodes:
- the EXOSC2 gene encoding exosome complex component RRP4, whose product is MAVEVRLPAARRRVPEALAVDSSRHLVAPGDTITTDSGFMRGHGTYMEDEKLLASVAGVVERVNKLICVRALKTRYNGEVGDIVVGRITEVQQKRWKVETNSRLDSVLLLSAVNLPGGELRRRSAEDELAMRDYLQEGDLISAEVQAVFSDGALSMHTRSLKYGKLGQGLLVQVSPSLVKRRKTHFHNLPCGASVILGNNGFVWIYPTPEQTEEEAGGFVTNLEPIPLSDREVISRLRNCILALSSQKMMLYDTSILYCYEASLPHQIKDLLKPEVMEEIVMETRQRLIDQEG